The stretch of DNA ATGTAAGTGTATCCAAGAAACTTCCTGTATTTCCACACTAATTTCCGTAGTCCATAATTTTTATCATCAACATTCTTTgccttacacacacagagaacacaTATCTTATGTGTTTGCACGAAGCTGTGGTTcctgtggtgctgctggctgtggccctGTGGTCCTCGGTCCTGGGTCCTGCCCCACTGGTCGTAACTTCCGCTCAGGACGCACACCACTTgagttttgtgtggcattgcaaaatgcattttatacGCAATAAAAATACACTTACGGGATTTTTTACAGCTCGCTCGCTTTGAGTTTGTACGCCCGCCCTCTCGCTGGGcgatttcatttcttttggcgCCGTTTTTCTTCTATAATATTTCCTacttacaaaataaaaacgaaaagtcAGTTTGTTCGGGTTCTGCCAGTggcttgtttgtgtttgtgttgagTACCAGAGCTCTGCAGTTTTGCAGTTCTCCGTTCTCCGTTTCGCCagttcctttcctttcctttcgtttcgtttctatCCTGTTCTGCTGGTGGTGTGCTCTGTTGGTTAAGGAAATTTAATGAGCTActtaatgttgttgttgcgacTGTTCGGAGCTGCAATTTGGCTTGCTTTATTTcaacttgtgtgtgtgggtgtggatgtgaACTCCTCTCAGTTTACGATTTTAACAAGTTGgttgttaaataaatttaaattatacgAGTATTGTCGCTCCCTTTACACGCCGTTTTCTGCGGCTCGTTGGTCATTTCTTTGCCTTACACTTACCCTCACTTTCACATTCACTTTCACCCTCACTCTCGCTTTCCCGTCCACTCCTGGAAGAGTGTGCGGCGCTACAagtttattaatattttcccTGCCAGCAAACACTTAATCATCTGAATGGGTCGCACGGCTCGAGTGCATGATTCCTGTGAAATATCGACAAAAGAAAGGAATCGGGAAAAAGAAGgctgcaaaataaacacaaataaatggccTCATCATCGCATTTACCTTTGAGCCATTTTTCAAGCCGAAATGATTCGAAACTTTTCATTACTCGAATGGCCCTGTTGTAATGCTCATGCAAAGTGCTTTGTGTAACCCGAGAACTTTCCACTGCTGAGCATGAAATTTTAATccaatattttacaatttataaatgtgaaaaattcGACAATTTTTCATCAGCTAAAAAtgttttcggtatatttttcaAGCCATTCCATTTGTACATAGAAAAATCTACATGAACACAAAGTAAACagggaaattaaattgaatttttcaacAGCGCTAGAGAGAAGATGGAAGCCCTCTGAGAACCTTTGTCGTGTATTTCTACGGCTGTGTTATTTGCCCTTTAATTTTTGAGATTTTCCGTAGCTCAATTTGCTTTTAGTAGGTACTAACTCTCTTTATTTCTGTTAAATTAATTGTGTCGTCTATATGGTTCCCCACCGAATAAACATtatggaatatacatatgtacatacatccgtaCATGTGTATCTACACGCAATCAGCGACTGTAAAAATCAACTGTTCCAATGCTGAGAgattgagtgtgtgttgtgtgtgcactgTCGATTGGCAATGcaatgcacaaaatgcaaaatttcaaatgcaaattcgaAATTCAAATGGCAATGCTAAGTAAATAACGTCATTGCAAAAACGgcacaaatggaaaaatggcaaacggcaaacggcaaaacGGCAACTGATGATGTGGCGGACCCTGCTCAGTAGCAAAAGCAGTAGCGGCAGTAGCGGTAACAatcagccagccaaccaggcTCAAATCGCATTACGCTGGCCTCCATGACCCCCTCCCTGTTTGTGTGTCGTCCCCTCCATCTCTTTGCTAAAGCGGTAAtcaaatgcacacacattccATGTACACtattcaacaaataaaaggagAGTTCTTTAAATTCGAAAAGTACCTTGTCCTTTTTATAGatgcatgcatacatttatacaaaactgcagcagcagcagcagcagcagcagcgcagctccCTACATATCCGTGGAGATTTCCTCAGtgcaaaaaattcaaaagcgAGGGGTTGATGGTGGGGGGTCAACATGAAAATTGCTGCAAAATCGACTTTGGCATTTGTGACGGGCCCCGGCAATGAGTGTATTCGGTCCAAAGTCATAAATTGCACAGAAAttgggggaatggaatggtttCAGGCGATGCCTTCAAATCAGAAGcgggtttcagtttcagctacGATTTTGGGATTTTcggtgccagtggcagtggctgtgacAGTGGCAGCTTTGCTATGCAtgttaaatgaaattattgcAACTTTTTTCCAGAGCAACTCCTCATGGCGTATGCGTAGCGTTTACCCAATTCATCAATCACCGAATCTCTCTCCCATTTCTCGTACTATGTATATTTTTCCCTAAAATGGACTAGATTTATGCGACAGCTACCCAAAAGGCTGCGATATATAGGTATTTTTTTGCCCATGCGTGCAACAACTTGCtgctttgtttatttagtCTCTTCAAATGGTTTCTCTTGGAAGTCTACAATTCTTTTTGCCACTGAGgcttaaattttgtttttttcgctctCCGATGGGGCGTGGAAAGCAGTTGAAAAAGTGGTTTTTACTTTCATATTTCCCGGTTGCAAATCGTCGGCATTTAATCCAATTTTGTGTACTGCATTGGCTGGCACTGTGGAAACTTTTGAAAGATTATATTTGAGTTTGCTAAATAAGAGTCGTTCTCTTCGTTGTGCATACAATGTGGTAGCATATAAAATGATGTTAAAACGAGATTGAGTATGGCATTCATCTgtagggggagagagagagagagttggagATTTGTATTCAAGTGAAATATGAATTGtatgcaatttatttcttttggccGTTGGCCGTTGGCTTTGCATTTTCCCATGGTATTTGCTGGGATCGTTAGCGCTGCTGGCCATTTTAAATGCTGGCAACACAACTCAATTAAGCCTGTAACTGAGTGGAGGTAAaatgttggtgttggtgtccGTATCCGTGTCGAGCTCTACCTACCAGAAATTTGCATCGTTTTAGAGTCCTGGGCCCTGGACTATTTCCACACTCCAGGGCCAATTGACGGGGCAGTCAGTGGGGTGTTCACCACACCTGTCTGCCCTGTCTGGCAGGTGGACAAGTCGTTTTGCCACTCCATTGCAACCATTTTCTCTCTGCTGGtgtttgtgttggtgttgggcATTTCTCTTCACTTCTCTCCCTCCGattgtgtctctgtgtgcgtgttaATTACATTTGGCTGGCATTTTGGGCAAAAGTTCGGAAGTTCCCCCCCTTTCAAAATTGAATTACAAGTTTTTCGGTTGCATTTAGCCaaagtgttttttgtattcatttgcCGCATTTatccccaaacacacacactcatacatgACCAAAGAGAAGTTGGTAtaaataactttttttttttcttttttttttggcacaaagTTGAACAAAGTTTCTGGCAAAAGATAAGTAAAAAAGGAGCAGAGTTTAGAGCTGCAGTTTGTCATTAAAATTGAGTATTTACTTGAACATTAAATTAGATTTTAAGGGGGGCTGAAAAGTATCTGCAGAACACATGAGGGCTTCGGTCAAAATGCAACCCAAGCCACAAAGGATTCTTAAACCCCTTTGTCTTCCTGCTGGGATCCTGCAGGCATCATTAACCTTTCTGCGCACACAAATAATGAGTGGCTCTGGCTATTGTCTACTCTGCTCCGGCCCCAAAATGCAATCAGCCTGAAAACAAGATTGCAAAAGCGTGCGAGGGCTGTGGGAAAGGGTCTTGCATAATAGAAATTCATTGCCAAATTACATAGAAAATCGTTAAGGGTGCAAAGAAGGTGCCGACGGGCAAGTTGGCAGCATCTTGCAAGTTATTCACCAAGCCACTCCATTCCACACTCCATTCCATGCCTGTACTCTCCCTTCCAGCTTTCCAGCGTGAACAACGATTTTAATTACCGCAAACTGCGCGGCTGTAAgcgcattacgtatacgcagcgttGCAGGAGCACCAGCTGATAAAATCGCATTGAATGCAAGTTAATTAAAAGACGTGGTGCgcaatggcaaaaaaaacccgcgactcgacttgacttgactttaattaaaacttaatttgaACAAAAGATACACAATCCTCGCACCGTATACTCCTCAGGGCCGTAGTGTGCTCTCGATCCAGTCCATGTAGTCTCCCACAGCGGTGTAAACGCCCGGCCAACCCTCGAGACCACATCGATTGCCGAAGGAGACAACGCCCTCCTGGTACCAGGCCTGCTCCAAGCCCCTTCGCATCAGTGGGCCCCCGGAGTCGCCATCGCAGCTGTCGCGATAGAACTCCCCACCAGCACAGATCTGTGCGCCGATCAGATTGATCTGCCGCGTGGCAAACTTCCGGACGCAGGAATCGTGATCGTTCAGGGGCAGGGAGAGTCTCTGCTTGATGTTGCTCTTGCGTGCTGAAAGGATTGAGGGACTCTGTTATAGTATGAACATTCCACGATTTCCTTTATTGGACGCACCTGTGGTTGTTCTTCCCCAGCCGCTGACCACCAGCTGTTCACCCACATTGATTGCCTGGCGGGTTCTGGTCAGGGGCAGGCACACTGGCTGAATGTACTCGTTGAGTGTCACAGGCTCTGCCAGACGCAGCAGGGCAATGTCATGGTAGCGATGCCGACTCGTGGCATCGTATTCCGGATGGACAATAGCCTGCTCAATGGAGCGCTCTATGTAAGGGGGATTGCAATCACCGGCTATACAATCTATATCCTTGCTTGTGTCGTATTCACCCAGACGAACTGTAGTTCTAAAGAGGAATATAAAAGAGATAAATGAGGGTCTTAAGGAGAAAAGTAGAAGCTACTTACAATTGCCCAACTTGTGCAGCCACATCTCCGGTGACACAATGTGCAGCTGTCAAAACATAGCGATTGTTGATTAGACTGCCACCACAACTTAGCTGTCGCTGGCCTTTACCTGCAAGAGAGTAAAGATCAGGCAAAGATTCTTAATGGATATATGTCAGTCTGGACTTACGATCGACATACTCCAAGAGAGCCATCCAGGTGAACTCATCCAAAGCCGTGTCATTGCCATTGTAGACCTTATCGCTGAAGGAATGAGGACCACACTTGGGAGGCACCGGCAGTAGATTACCATTACCCGACCCCTGTTGGCCACTACTCTCTGTGGGCCTGCTGCTCATAACCACAGCTCGCTGAGTAGTTGTATCTTCAGATCCAAATGCCCTGTCATTGGTGCAACAGACATGTGGCTGACGACCAAAGCCATTGTAGCATTGGGAGTTTTTCAGAAAAGAGCGATCATCGTTGCTAAGAGAACTTTGCTGGACGACAGCCAGCAGACTCGGACAGTCATAGATCGATAGGCAGTAGCCCTGCCGTTGATTGGGGTTTCTACAGCCTGCAAGTAGtaataatttcaaattgtaATACGAGTAGTGCACACTTAATGATTTATATGTCAACTTGTTTGAGTCGAAACTagtttgttgtcgctgttgttttCGCCCGAGAAGTCATTGCCGTaagattaattaattactcCAGCAAGAATTTAATTGATAACACAAACCGCTTCATTGTCGTGCACATACAAATTTCGATGTGCGATAATACAGTTTTGTTAGGTTCAACAAAGTACTCTGCTCTGCAGCGAGctcaaaattgaattgaatggcTTTTTCTGTGATTAATTCGAGTCATTCACATTGTTCTCACACCCATCCCATTGACGTATGGTTATCCCCAAGCACAGTGCATGAgtcaatgaataaattatgaCAATTTTGTTACTAACTCTCTTGGGCTTCCACTAGAACGTCGGTGAATGCCAGGAGACAGGTAGCAAAAATCCCCAGCGACTGGAATGTTGATTTCATTATGGGGATATTTCCCAAAATTTGCACAAGCACACaaagtaaatcaaatcaaatcaaaaaaacaCTCTCGACTACGCGCTGCGGCCTCGAACGGGAGACAGAACGAACGCGCTGAGACGCTGGCCAACTGATTGCCAAGTCGTCTCCGAGAGGCCTTTAAATACCGCCACGCGAATCGGGGAGATAATACAGATCAGGGTTTTGGGAGAGCGTGAGAGGTATTTATTTCACACATCAGAAAAGTAAAGCCGGTTGAGCAACATTGCGTGTGGGAGAGAATAAGTCAAAAAGCAAAGCTTTTGAGCGGGAGTTAAAAGCTTCAACGGTGATTGCAAGCCACAGTGTTTAGagcttattttttattttttgtgtgtttcttttattGCTTATGGGTCTTACACTGTTTTAGTGTTTTCCTGTTACCGGTCGTTAATAAATCAGAAAATAGTTGCTGTTTTGCCCTGCATGAACCAACCAAAAAACGTTAACTGTTTAGCTAACTTGTGTTAAGTAAAAGTGGTCTTCATTATCCGATCATAGTTGCGCTTTTCGTCAGGCGACAGCTTGCAGAATCTCCGTTCAaacagcttcagctcctcccTGGTGTGCAGTGGTGGCCAGAGTGAGGAATACGACAATGTTCTGAATcgaaacaatatttattaataataataattaataatagtattataataatttatttagtaatatttattagcatatttgtttggcaaaacatttaatttcttacCTCACAAACTGCCAGGCACAATCTGCCGTTGGTTGATTCTCTATAAGTTTTTTGAGCTCTCGATTGAGTTGCCTATTATAAAGTCGCTTGGCCTCGCCATAGCGCTCCAGACAGCGCACGTTCCTAGACGAAAAGGTACACAGTTTGAGATAAACTTCTACTTGGCGTTGAAACTTACAGTGGCACAGGAAATGTTTCATAATCGGGATCGATGAACATTTCCCTGTCATCGCAATAGGGTGGTATAAATTTTGGATCAAAAACTTCTTCAGGCACGTCCTGGAACCCCGGCACAATGAGTAGCTTGTCCTTTGGATGGCGCTGAGCCATGTACGGAAAACCACTCGTAAAGTTTTCATCGATTGTGAATGTGGAGGACCAGCGAGAGTATCGCAGAGCTACGGGGTCCATGGTCTGTCTCACTCCCATTGTCTTTCTACCAACAATGGTCTCTTTGGAATCCATTTTAgcggaaaataaatgtatttttctgtttatgtGTTAACTATTTGGATATATTGTAAACggtatacgagtatatatgaTGAGTGTGAAATGATCGAGTTCAACTTCCTTCTTTGCCTACTCTGATCTGAGGAGATGCTCTTTATCGAAGTCACCTTGCACTTTAACTCGAAATCTGTATaagtatacaaatatatacaaatgaaTATAGAAACTACATTGATAGAATAGCATTATAtcattatatattttgtatacaaaatacccATCGAAATGGAGGACGAGAAGCCTATTGATAGGAAGAGCAGAGTGACTGCAATGCGGAAAACCATAAACTTTGATCGTCACTCCACGATGCGCATGTCGGGATTTTTGCGTGATACTGGGTCCCTTAACTTTCCCAACCTAGGCAATTCAATGCAACTCACGCAATTCAAAACAAGGAGCTCGAATGAAAGATTTGAGATACAGGAGAGAACGAAGGTGCGACGCGGCGATGATGCCGATGTTATGAGTCGATTTCCCAGCTACACAAAGTTTAAAGTCAATTAGTTAGTGTTCCATTATACTCCACGACGGAATAGCTTAAACAATTTCCCGTTGCAGTTCTTATGCTTGCCATCAACGCTACTCAAAGGCCTGTAGGGACTATGAGGCACAATTTCAGCGGGAGATCGCTAACCTGATTGATTTTCAGTGCTCTGCCGTGGAGATGGTCAGCCTGATTAGGTGACCAGTGGCTTAAACAGAGCTTAATCAACAtgataaatactttttttctttaaaGGAACATGACGTACTGCACTCTTTGGCCACCGATGCATAACCATGCCGAGCTGAATTACACGGATGCCAATTTCTTTCAGCTcacaaaaaaggagaagacGTGCTATGACAAGATAATGTCTACGGGAATACAATGAATCTGTTCAGATTATgctgcaataaaatatatttatttggttttgttttacaaGCGAGCCATCAGCATCCATTCTTCAAATTCTTTCGCAACGGGAGCCAAATCAGCTTGCACTTCTGCCGCATTTCCTGCCATTGCTTGgcttttttgctgccacagtGCACTCCCTGGGCGTTTTGGTCGTTCTGCTGCCACACGCACTCTCTGGGCGtcttggcctgctgctgttgactcGTCTACTCTCTGGATGGCAAACTGAAGTTTATGGGTCAGAAAGTCAACATATTGCTGCTTTCCTctttatatgtagatatttatttatcgtATAAGGAGGAGTATGCGGCATATTCCagacaaattgaaaaatctCTCTAGTTTCACCTTTAGCGTGCAGCAaggaatttacattttaatttcattcgaTGCATCTTGTTACAGATGGAAACAAAAGAACGCCAGAGCATGGAAAACAAGCAAGCGGCAACTAAAGTAGAGCAAAAATCGAGTACAACTTTTTGCGGAAaacttgtttttcttttgccttttggcatCGAAGCGTAGACCCATCCAGACCCATCTCCACCTCTACCTCACGTCCGCCTTCAGCCTGTTTAGCTTCAATGAATGCTCCAACGCTCCGTTCCACTCCGTTCCTGGCATGTCTCCTTCCTCATCCCCTGATGCCTATCTCTGCTTGCTGGGtagctttgttttttgctggtCTATTCATAATTCTACTCGTCCTAAACCCCACCCTATCTATCCCCGgactatggctatggctgcacaaattgaaaagcaaacacGTGGCTCGGCCCCCTCTAGTTGGCCTTATCACCGGCTACATTGGGATTTTGTAGCCAAAGAGGaactctcgctctcacagcCTGTGACACTTCGTCATGTCCTCgtcctcgccctcgccctcttctgctgctgcctgccagtcgGTCACTTGCTCCGGGTACCAGTACCATTTTCAGGACCAGTTTCAGTCGCAgacgagttcgagttcgagttctgTGTTGAGTGGCAGTGTCactacattttttgttgtctttgtgtTGTTGGTCATTTGGTCGTTTTGTGTGCCTATTCCTGGGCTGGGCCTATCCATCCTGACTGACTTCTGACTGGGCCATTTTTGCGTTCTGTCTAAGCTCTGGCTTAGGTCAGcactttgccattttgccattttcataGCTGCATGCACCATGGCTCCCATTGTCATCGTTCCATCTTCCATCGTCATTGCAGTCCGTCCGTCATTGCGTGTCCTCTTGGGcattgtttaataattttccTGCTTAGACCTGGGCTTTTACGGCAGCATGCCGGAAATTCCAGCCACCGGTGGCGTCACACAAAAAGTCTTGTTGGAATTTTTTCCTCAACAGAAGCTGTTGCTACTAAACTTTAACTTTTCCTCTGTGCGCTCCATAATGCTGGCATTATGAGGAAAGACAGAGCGAAGCTCCAAAGCCGATGATAGGGTATCATTGCTAATTTTCTTGGCCACTGCCCTTGCGCTGCCATCCAGCCAGCATCCGGCAGTTGGGgcaaaagtttaaacaaaGTTTAAGGCATTTACTTAGGCATCTTCAATGgcgaaggagaagcagcagccacagcagcagcagcagcagcagcatcggcaaaCTGCAGAAGCTAGACAGCCATCAAAGGCAGACAGCACTTCAGTTGATTTCCGGTCCAAGACGCCATCGAGCTGAAGTAGTGCTCCTCGGACTcaattgtttgtgtgtgtgtggatgtggatggcaATAGGGTTGCGGCTGGGTTGGTCGAGTGGCTTGtatattaattgaaattgaaaacactTTCGAGTGTCCAATCAAGGAGACGACGACTCATGCCGGTAATTATAACTGAATTCAATCCAAAAGTAATCAAAAGTTATAAGAATTTCATGGCCATTACTGAAATTGTTTGGGCTGTCAGAATGTCCCAggctttaataatttattagaCGTAGATACgggtatgtgtgtattttttggtgcAGCCATAacattgttttaattaaacaaaagaagcaaaaaaatggGCAACAAGGAAAGAGGGAATGCATAGAAATTCACCGAAATTTATGCCTCAATTTGTGTGGCTGTCTGCTGTACCTGCTGCTGTCAAGCATAAATTCCGCAGGAAACTagcaaaaaatttaaattagctGGCACTCgggaaatgtggaaatggggaaatgtgGAAAACATACAGATAAAAGAgatgagagagggagaataACCGTAGagggaacacacacatacaagttggcttttaatttgcaCTTGACCCTCCTCCGTGTGAAGCCCGGACGCTCCCCTTCAATATTAATGAACTGTAAAGGGGTTGaaacggaaaacaaaaactaaactcaaacaaatgcaaaagggttaaagcacacacaaatacaccaACGAGTGTGCACTGTATACAGTAGAACACATGTTCAATTAGCTAAATGCcagttttgtgtggcatttttatggtttGGTCAGTGCACCATTCTGTGTTCTGCTGCACTCTCTTTTTTATGTTGGGGGAAATGCAATTCATAAATCGCCAGCAATTTAATTAGAGCTGGGAAACGCTTCAAAAGCGTTGCCCTACACACTTTTTCCAGCACACGGAGTTTGCCCGCCgctcattaaattaaatttcaattagccatacacacacacgtccgAGTGcagagggtgtgtgtgtgcgtgtgtgtgtgagtgtgtgttttggccaTGTTAATCAATGGAGCGTGTGAAACGAAACTGTTGCCATTATTATGTGGCCGCATTGGCCAGAAACTTTGCCAGGGATTTCGTggattttggcttttgttgttgcttccgTGTTGCCATCCATCGCCAGCCCCCGGCCACCAGCCCCCTCGGCTAGCCACCGCCAACCCAATGATTTTGGtgatggcaaaatgtttgccctgGCTTAAGGTGCTCCAAAACTTAGTTTAAACTTTGTTTTACGCCAGGTGACCTAAGCACCTACCTCTTGTGCATTAGCCACAACCTTTCGAAGATGCACAGGATCCTCCCGGTGTATAGGGAATCAATGGCTTTGGCTTAAGTTGCTTAAAAGTTGGCATAGGATCTGTATTCTCTAATGTATTGGGCATCTATACTTAGAAGATGTTTTGTGGGAGGATGAATTATTAAATGGGGATGCAAGTTGAgtaatatacaaaaacaatttagaaCTATTTAGCAAGAAGAACTAAATCCTGAGTTATACCCTACAACCTCTTGTGTAATTATCTCCTCCCATTACTAGATATAAGAGTCTCTTAAAGATATATGCTCGAACTGATTTAGTAATCCCTTAAAGCTCTGCATTCCATTTTATCTGAAGTAGCTCAAGAATCCCCTACAGATCCTTCAGTGCCTTTATGCGCATGGAATCTAATTTAATTAGCAATTATGTGatgtaaacaaaacaatttgtgcAGTCGCATTAAGAAAAGCGCAACTGAAAACCCATTGACCCACATTTTTGTACCGCTTAAATGCTCAGACGTGACCCATTCAACTGTCTATCCATTTTTCCGTCTCCATTGCTGGCAGTCTCAGTGTGTCTTTATGACTTTCTCTGTGTCGTCAGCCCCCAcactccgtgtgtgtgtgtgtgtattttcagGCAACAAACAATccaccagtggcagcagcaagaacaacaatggggctgcagttgcagcgtCCCActtactcgtactcgtagacTTGAAATGCATTTCACTGTCGCCCCTACAGGCCCAGCGTTGGACTGACGCAAATCCCTAAACAGCAAGCGGCGACTAGGAAACAAGTCAACAAGGCCCAACAACAatgccaccaaatgttgcatgtggcacagCCGTGCACACGCAAGCACAAACAGGGCAGACTCTCCTCTCCTGCCTGAACAAACAGGACCAAAGTCAGCGAGAAAGTCGAGTCGTCGTGTCTCCGCCGCCTCTGCCGCCGTTGCATGCTTTATTACCATTTGGGATTCCCAAGCGTCACAAGTGGCACTCGCCGCACACAGCTTCCGCGGTGCAAGCGGGATAGCATCGCCTATACCCTTCTCGTTTTGGCCGCGCAAGCAATATATCGCCATCCCTCACGCACACCAAAGAGAGTTCTGCAAAGGCTAAGAGAACGAAAGCTCTGTCAGCCGAGCTCCGAGCGCCCGAACCCCATCGGGTGCCGACTGCAGCTTCGTATTCAGTGTGGCTCGTCCTTTGCTGTGAGGCAGTCGAAGGACTGCCAGTCGCGCACCAAATCATGCCATcccttcttttgtttcttctctcAAAAagttggaaaactttttgcgaAAAAATGGCGACTTCAAAAGTGGTGGAGTCTATGGACGCGCCCTGACTCTGACTTTGGGCCCAGAATGTATTGACatagtttcagtttcagatAGTTGCTCGCCGGCTTCAAAGTCATTCAGGTGCAATAGAAGAGTTGAGAGGAGAAAGTTCCTGCTGCGTGCCCCGtaccccgtgccccgtgcacCATGCCTcgaatgtatttatttttattgctgttcATTAGTTGGCAGTTGccataatttcaattttatagTTTCGCtagtatttaatttatgttgaaTGCCGAAACTTTTGCGCAccccaaaaattgttttcagcTAATGCAGaatttttgattggtttttgcCCGCACGGGGGCATGAAAGTTTCGGGGCGGgcatttgaaaattaatttccaccGAAATAGGAGCGAGAGAAACTAAAGTCCGTTTTAAGTATTTTGTGGCACATAATTCATATCGCAAGTATGAGGCCCACCCGcatgaaataaatcaaacgaaaTTGATGTTTCCCCTAGTCAGCCATTCCGTGGGGAAAATATATGGAATTTGCGGGGTGGGCGCGATATCAAATTAAGTGTAAGCCGCTTTGCATCGCATCGCAAAATACTTAGGCATcccattcaaatatttatgccaaatTGAGGACGTCAATTGACCTTTACAAATAATTTCCAGCTGGTCGGCGGCCATTAACGCAAATTGAATAGTCGCATAATAGTCCTTAATATGATGCTCGGGGGGTAGCACGTAAACCCCTTTAATAGCccaaaaatttcatttgtacTCATCCCAAATTTTTGGTTGGCAATTTAACTCTAACTTCTATGTGATACGTGCGTGAAATGTAATATTTTCATCTTTTTCCAGGTGGTTTTTTCGCTCGATGGGCGGGCAAAAAACTTGCCAACACGCAAATGCTGGCAGTCATAAATTTTAGCGTGCTTTTGTGCTAAAAAGTGGCCAGCAGGTTTGTTTGCCACGTGCAGTCTCGTTTTTGGCTCTCTGACTTTTTACACATGGCATCAGGGCAGGGGTT from Drosophila subobscura isolate 14011-0131.10 chromosome O, UCBerk_Dsub_1.0, whole genome shotgun sequence encodes:
- the LOC117898005 gene encoding serine protease 7 — its product is MKSTFQSLGIFATCLLAFTDVLVEAQESCRNPNQRQGYCLSIYDCPSLLAVVQQSSLSNDDRSFLKNSQCYNGFGRQPHVCCTNDRAFGSEDTTTQRAVVMSSRPTESSGQQGSGNGNLLPVPPKCGPHSFSDKVYNGNDTALDEFTWMALLEYVDRKGQRQLSCGGSLINNRYVLTAAHCVTGDVAAQVGQLTTVRLGEYDTSKDIDCIAGDCNPPYIERSIEQAIVHPEYDATSRHRYHDIALLRLAEPVTLNEYIQPVCLPLTRTRQAINVGEQLVVSGWGRTTTARKSNIKQRLSLPLNDHDSCVRKFATRQINLIGAQICAGGEFYRDSCDGDSGGPLMRRGLEQAWYQEGVVSFGNRCGLEGWPGVYTAVGDYMDWIESTLRP
- the LOC117896910 gene encoding uncharacterized protein LOC117896910; this translates as MDSKETIVGRKTMGVRQTMDPVALRYSRWSSTFTIDENFTSGFPYMAQRHPKDKLLIVPGFQDVPEEVFDPKFIPPYCDDREMFIDPDYETFPVPLNVRCLERYGEAKRLYNRQLNRELKKLIENQPTADCAWQFVRTLSYSSLWPPLHTREELKLFERRFCKLSPDEKRNYDRIMKTTFT
- the LOC117897308 gene encoding uncharacterized protein LOC117897308, with amino-acid sequence MEDEKPIDRKSRVTAMRKTINFDRHSTMRMSGFLRDTGSLNFPNLGNSMQLTQFKTRSSNERFEIQERTKVRRGDDADVMSRFPSYTKFKVNYSYACHQRYSKACRDYEAQFQREIANLIDFQCSAVEMVSLIRNMTYCTLWPPMHNHAELNYTDANFFQLTKKEKTCYDKIMSTGIQ